One part of the Hydra vulgaris chromosome 01, alternate assembly HydraT2T_AEP genome encodes these proteins:
- the LOC136074169 gene encoding N-lysine methyltransferase KMT5A-like, producing the protein MDRRKHEVNTVTEEFKYFRDCSQENEFKKVFIDNVIGYGVFTKREFKGGEPLLEYKGNLITRKEAKELSKSYCAKNKGCFIFDVYWNNKNMSIIIKVSRLDKIWQYGKIKGYMVELHIQSATHSTCMAKFINDSQEKYANCQPKTCVVNGIPHLLLYAKKYIAKDSELRYDFGDSSNQQWRKSAKYQEPFTMSEVNAYLRGQPLQKICN; encoded by the exons AGAAGAAAGCATGAAGTCAACACAGTAACAGaggaatttaaatattttcgtGATTGTAGTCaggaaaatgaatttaaaaaggtttttattgataatgtaATAG GATATGGGGTTTTCACTAAACGAGAGTTTAAGGGTGGGGAACCTTTGTTAGAGTATAAAGGAAACCTTATAACAAGAAAAGAAGCCAAAGAATTAAGCAAAAGTTATTGTGCTAAAAATAAAGGAtgctttatttttgatgtttactggaacaataaaaacatgag tatcattataaaagtttcaagaCTAGATAAAATATGGCAATATGGCAAAATAAAAGGTTATATGGTTGAA CTACACATTCAAAGTGCTACACATTCAACGTGCATGGctaaatttattaatgattCACAAGAGAAATATGCCAATTGTCAACCCAAAACATGTGTTGTAAATGGAATACCCCATCTTTTGTTATATGCAAAAAAGTATATTGCTAAAGACTCGGAACTTAGGTATGACTTTGGGGACAGTTCTAATCAACAATGGAGAAAATcg gcaAAGTATCAGGAACCATTTACCATGAGTGAAGTTAATGCATATCTACGAGGACAG ccTTTGCAGAAAATTTGCAATTAA